DNA from Mycobacterium bourgelatii:
TCCTTCCGCTATGGGTTGCGAAGGGCTGCCAGGGGATCCGCTGTGGTGCTCTGTGGGAATACTCGCGCCCACGCGGTGTGCCGAGTGCAGTAGTGCACCACTGCAATCCTCCGCGGCTTGGGCGGCGGCACTACCTAGAAGTGCCCTCGAGCTAAAAGTGACCTCGAGAGCCCCTTTGCGCCGCATCTGGAGCGGTCTTGGGCCCGCGCCTCGGGGGCGGGCCTCACTTGATGCCGTCGTGTGTGGTTCAGTTCCGCGGCCGCACGCGGGCTCGGATCGGGGCACCGGCGACCATGGTGAAGGGCACCGCCAGCGGAAAGTCGTCGTCGAGCGGTTGAATTTCGGCATTCCGGATGATGGTCGCCAGACCGAGGGTCGCTTCGAGCATCGCGAAATGATCGCCGATGCAAGTCCGCGGTCCGCCGCCAAATGGCAAGTACTGCCAGCGATCCCGTTCCTTGGAATTGCGTCGGCGGAATCGGTCCGGGTCAAACACCAGCGGATGGTCCCATAGCGCCGGGTCGCGATGCATGGCGTAGATCCCCACTATCGCCCAACTGCCAGCTTCGACCCGGTAACCGTCGACTTCGAAATCCTTCGTCACCATCCGGGTTGCCACGGGCGCCGGTGGGCACAGGCGCAGCGCCTCGTTCAGCACCTGAACCGTGTAACTCAGCCGGGGGACGTCGTCTGCGGTCAATGGCCGGTCGCCCACTGCAGCGACCTCCGCGGCAACCCGGTCCTGTACCTCAGGATGGCGGCCCAATGCCCATAGCGTGTATGTCAGGGTGGTCGCCGTCGTGTCATACCCGGCCCCCAGGAATACCACCAGTTCTCGGCGAATGTCCAAGTCGGACAGCGTCCGTCCGGTGTCCGGGTCCGCGACGTCGATCAGCGCGCGAACTAGCGGTGCGTCACGAGTCGGGTCGGCTCGGCAGGCTCGAAGAATGTCGTCGGCGAGCCCATTGATGATGGCACTGGCAGCGCGTGCGCGCCGCCGGGCGGGAGTCGGCAGCCACCACGGGGCACGGACCGGCCGTACGGCGCGATCGGTCATATAGTTCGCGGCGGCGATGATCGGCTCCGCCAGCAGCGCATCGGCCCGTGCGTCGGAATCCAATCCGAGCATCGATTGAGCCAACACCTGCAGCGTCAGCCGGCGACACTCGTGATCGAGGTCAACTTCAACGGCGTCACACCACGCATCCGAAAGCTTGTCGGCGCACTCGGCCATGTGCCCGCCGAACCGCGTCACATGCCGTTTGGTGAATATTGGTTGCAGTGCGCGTCGCCGAGGCAGCCACGCGTCGTGTTCGAAGTTGAACAACGAGCCGCCGAAGAGTCGCCGGTGTTCGGTGTAGATGGGCTGCGACCTACCGACAAATGGGTAACTACGGCTGAGAACGTCTCGGGCGCCCTTGGGTGACGTGGTGATCACCAAGGTCGGCAGCATCCATATGGGGGCCAAACGCGTCACCGGTCCGCCCGCATCACGCAGCGTTGCACAACCGGTGTGAAAGGCCCTAATAGCCTTGATCTGTTGCCACCGGGGCAGCGGATTCCTTGGTGCCAGTGGCAGTTCCGAGACGTCGCACTTCTCCACCAACGCGTCCACCACGGCGCTTCCTCTCGGCGTGGCACGCGGTGATGACGTTGCCTCGAGGGAGCGTGGGTCCTCGATGGTGTCGTCGGTCATGCATGTCTCCTGTCACCGAACGTGCGAGACGCAGCGTGACACTTCCCGAGCTCGGCGGCTTAGGTAGTGAGGTACTGCATTTTTGCGGACCCGGTCGCGGTCGACAGTCGTTGGAAATCCCCGCGCTCTGGACGTTCGATGGCGCGGCAGCAGTACGGTGGGCCCAGGCGATGCGCTCGTCGCGCTGAGTGTCGCTGAGTGTCGCTGAGGGTCATCGCCAAGGCGAGCGTTGATCGGATCGTTGGACAGCTGGATGGAGGTGGCTTGTGCCGCGGCTGCTCATCATTCACCACACCCCGTCGCCACACTGCCAGGAGCTGTTCGAGGCGGTGTTGGCGGGCGCGACGGATCCGGAGATCGAGGGCGTCGATGTCGTACGCCGGCCTGCGCTCACGGTCTCCCCGGTCGAGATGCTGGAAGCCGACGGTTACCTGCTGGGCAGCCCGGCGAACCTGGGGTACATATCGGGGGCGCTCAAGCATGCCTTCGACTGCGCCTACTACCAACTGCTTGACACCACTCGGGGCCGCCCCTTCGGGCTGTACCTGCACGGCAACGAGGGCACCGAGGGCGCCGAGCGCGCAGTCGACACCATCACCACCGGCCTGGGCTGGGTGCAGGCCGCAGAGACCGTCGTGGTGTCGGGCAAACCCAGCAAGGCCGATGTCGAAGCATGCTGGAACCTCGGCGCGACCGTGGCCGCCCAGCTCATGGGCTGAGGCGTGCTAGGTGTACCTCGGCTTGAACGCCTCCGCCGGCTGCCCGAGAGCCTGCGCCGAACCGGTGCCCAGGGGCCCGTGCTGATCGAACAGGATGGCGGTGCCGGTGGCAACTCCGGCCGTGCCGAAGTGACTTTGGGCGGCCAGGCCGATGTATTCGCCGTCCGGCAACCGGCTCGCGGTGACGGTGTAGTCGGCGTTGATGTAGCGCAATCCTTCTGTGCCCCAGTGCGTTAGCGAACTCGTCACGTCACCGACGAAAGTCAGGCGGGTAAACGGCGTCAAGGGATAACCCTGCACCATCGGGCGGAATACCCGCGTCCAGGCGAACTTCTGCGAGTGGGCTTGCTCCCACTCGCCGGCTGCGATGCCGGGACTGCCCTCCGTCGTGGTGCCGTATCCCCAGATCAGAAACGGCATATCGGCCGGGAAACCCTCGGAGCTGGTTGGCAACGGTGGCATCTCCGCGGGCGCCGACCACACCTCTCCACCGGGATGCTCACCTCGTCGCAGGAACAACGCGCTGGCTCGTGCCACGGTCTTGCCGTTCTGTACCAGGGTGCCGTCGACGAGCTTGATGCGCCGGCCTTCCCGTTGCACGGAGGTCCGAATCTGGACGGGCTTTAACAGAACCGGCCGCAGCAGGTCGACGGTGAAGCGAGCGGGTTGCAGGTCCGCATCCACGCCGGACCGCTCGATTCCCCAACCCAAGAGGCCGCCGACGATCTGACCGCCCATCGCCGCACCCCACGGCCCCCGCGTCATGTCGTTCGGAACGTAAAAGTCTCCGTCTTCAACGAAGAACGGCTCGGGCGTCAAGGCGACATCGTCGATCGTCACCGCATCACGATAGGACACCGGGTCGCGTCAGCGGCCTTGCCAGTCGGGCTTGCGCTTTTCCTGCCACGCGCGAAAACCTTCGGCCAGGTCCTGGGTGGCCCCAACCACCCTGCGCATGGTCTCGCCGAAGCGGACCGACTCGATCCAACCCATGTTGGCGCTTCGCCACGCTACCTCCTTGGTGGCGCGTTGGGCCAAAGGTGCCGCCGCGGTGAGGGTTTGGGCCCAGTTTCGGGCCTCGGCCTGCAGGTCTTGGGGTTCGACCAGCTTCCACACCAAGCCAATTTCCAGAGCGCGCTCGGCGCTGATCGGTTGCCCGGTCAGCAGGAGTTCCATCGCGTGTGACCAGCGCACTCGCTGGGGTAGGCGGATGGCTCCGACGATGGTGGGCATGCCGAGTAGTACCTCGCGGTAGGAGAACGTGGCCTCGGTGCTGGCGATGACGAAGTCGCAGAACAGCACGCCCGTCAGCCCGTAGCCGACACAGGGACCGTGTACGGCCGCGATGGTCGGCTTGAACAACTCCATCCCGCTCTCGAAGGAGTTGATCGTCGGCTTCTCCCAGAAAGTGCCACCGAAAGTGCCGACCGCCCCCTCGCCGTCCTTGAGGTCGGCTCCGGCGCAATAGACATCGCCGTTGGCGGTGAGGATCCCGACCCAGGCGTCCTCCTCGTCGCGGAATCGGTCCCAGGCCGCGTTCAGCTCGCGTCGCAGGGCACCGTTGATGGCGTTAGCGGCATCTGGGCGGTTGAGGGTGATGGTGGCGATGTGGTCTTCCAGGTTGTAGCTGACCAGGCTCATGGGGTGCATCGTAGGTTTGTCGGCGAGTCACCGCGAGTACCGTTGCGCACAGAGGGCGGCCGCCAAGTGATGGAGTAGCGCAACATGGCTCACAACACGGCTCACAGAACGGCTCAAGTGATACGGGTTTCGCGCGACCGCAACCCGTTCCCGAGAACAGGTGTTTCTGTCGACCACAACGGCATTCCGCACTACGACGGGTTGCCGGCCACCCTCCTGGACGTGCTTGCAGCGCAGGTCGACCAGCGCCCGGACAGCGAGGCTGTGGTCGAGCTGGGCGCGGGACGGCTGACCTACCGGCAGCTGTGGGACCGGGCCTCGCGCGTTGCCGGTGGGTTGCGTGAGTCCGGCCTGAAGCCCGGTGACCGTGTGGCTGTCCGCCATCCCGCGGGGTTGAACTGGGTGCTGGCGTTCTGGGGCACCGTGATGGCAGGCGGGGTGGCGGTGGCCGTCAATACGCGCTCGGCTCAGCCGGAGGTCGAGTTCGTGCTGTCCGACGCGGGCGCCAAGGTGGACCTGACGCCCGACGCACCGCTACCCGACGGCGCACCCTACGTGACCGAGCAACTCGGCAGCACCGACATTGCCGCGCTGTTCTATACGTCGGGCACCACGGGTCACCCCAAAGGGGTCCCGACCACCCACGAGGCCTTCGTGACCAACACCGAGAACGGCATCCGGTG
Protein-coding regions in this window:
- a CDS encoding flavodoxin family protein, translated to MPRLLIIHHTPSPHCQELFEAVLAGATDPEIEGVDVVRRPALTVSPVEMLEADGYLLGSPANLGYISGALKHAFDCAYYQLLDTTRGRPFGLYLHGNEGTEGAERAVDTITTGLGWVQAAETVVVSGKPSKADVEACWNLGATVAAQLMG
- a CDS encoding cytochrome P450; its protein translation is MDALVEKCDVSELPLAPRNPLPRWQQIKAIRAFHTGCATLRDAGGPVTRLAPIWMLPTLVITTSPKGARDVLSRSYPFVGRSQPIYTEHRRLFGGSLFNFEHDAWLPRRRALQPIFTKRHVTRFGGHMAECADKLSDAWCDAVEVDLDHECRRLTLQVLAQSMLGLDSDARADALLAEPIIAAANYMTDRAVRPVRAPWWLPTPARRRARAASAIINGLADDILRACRADPTRDAPLVRALIDVADPDTGRTLSDLDIRRELVVFLGAGYDTTATTLTYTLWALGRHPEVQDRVAAEVAAVGDRPLTADDVPRLSYTVQVLNEALRLCPPAPVATRMVTKDFEVDGYRVEAGSWAIVGIYAMHRDPALWDHPLVFDPDRFRRRNSKERDRWQYLPFGGGPRTCIGDHFAMLEATLGLATIIRNAEIQPLDDDFPLAVPFTMVAGAPIRARVRPRN
- a CDS encoding enoyl-CoA hydratase/isomerase family protein, whose translation is MSLVSYNLEDHIATITLNRPDAANAINGALRRELNAAWDRFRDEEDAWVGILTANGDVYCAGADLKDGEGAVGTFGGTFWEKPTINSFESGMELFKPTIAAVHGPCVGYGLTGVLFCDFVIASTEATFSYREVLLGMPTIVGAIRLPQRVRWSHAMELLLTGQPISAERALEIGLVWKLVEPQDLQAEARNWAQTLTAAAPLAQRATKEVAWRSANMGWIESVRFGETMRRVVGATQDLAEGFRAWQEKRKPDWQGR
- a CDS encoding thioesterase family protein — protein: MTIDDVALTPEPFFVEDGDFYVPNDMTRGPWGAAMGGQIVGGLLGWGIERSGVDADLQPARFTVDLLRPVLLKPVQIRTSVQREGRRIKLVDGTLVQNGKTVARASALFLRRGEHPGGEVWSAPAEMPPLPTSSEGFPADMPFLIWGYGTTTEGSPGIAAGEWEQAHSQKFAWTRVFRPMVQGYPLTPFTRLTFVGDVTSSLTHWGTEGLRYINADYTVTASRLPDGEYIGLAAQSHFGTAGVATGTAILFDQHGPLGTGSAQALGQPAEAFKPRYT